In one window of Microtus pennsylvanicus isolate mMicPen1 chromosome 2, mMicPen1.hap1, whole genome shotgun sequence DNA:
- the Nol12 gene encoding nucleolar protein 12: MGRNKKKKRDGDDRRPRLVLSFDEEKRREYLTGFHKRKVERKKAAIEEIKQRLKQEQKKLREERHQEYLKMLAEREEALEEADELERLVTAKTESVQYDHPNHTVTVTTISDLDLSGARLLGLPLPEQGDQEEAPSTEKPTKALPKKSKDPLLSQRISSLTATLHAHGRKKVKRKHPRRAQDSTKKPPSATRTSKTQRRRMTGKARHSGE; encoded by the exons ATGGGCCGCAACAAGAAGAAGAAGCGAGATGGAGATGACCGGCGGCCCCGGCTCGTCCTCAGCTTTGATGAAGAGAAGCGGCG ggAGTACCTGACAGGCTTCCACAAGCGGAAGGTGGAGCGGAAGAAGGCGGCCATTGAGGAGATAaagcagaggctgaagcaggagcagaagaagcTCCGGGAAGAG CGCCACCAGGAATACCTGAAGATGCTGGCAGAAAGAGAGGAGGCACTAG AGGAGGCAGATGAGCTGGAGCGGCTAGTGACAGCAAAGACGGAGTCGGTGCAGTATGACCACCCCAACCACACAGTCACCGTGACCACCATCAGTGACCTGGACCTCTCCGGGGCCCGGCTGCTAGGTCTGCCCCTGCCTGAG CAAGGGGACCAGGAGGAGGCGCCATCCACGGAGAAGCCAACTAAAGCCTTGCCCAAGAAGTCCAAAGATCCCCTGCTATCCCAGCG CATCTCCTCCCTCACAGCCACGCTGCACGCGCACGGCCGGAAAAAGGTCAAAAGGAAACACCCTCGGCGGGCCCAGGACTCCACCAAGAAACCTCCTAGTGCCACTCGTACCAGCAAGACCCAGCGCCGCCGGATGACtggaaaagccaggcacagcggGGAGTGA